In Citrus sinensis cultivar Valencia sweet orange chromosome 3, DVS_A1.0, whole genome shotgun sequence, the sequence AATCTGATGTATCAGTAAAGAATGTAGAATGTAATGCAAGAAGGCTGGAATTAAAAGGGCATCCTTATACCTTGAGTTGCTTGTCTATTCTATGTTCACTTTAAGCATTTGACATAGCCAGGGATTAAAACCTACAGAGGTTTCTTCATAAagccaccaaaaaaaaatcttagcCAGGGATTAAAATCCATTGTCTTTAAGCATTTGATCTTACTATATATCCAGAGGATAAAATCTACAAAGATTTCTTCATATAGTGAAAAGCGCCCTATCATCCTCCTGCGTTTCTGCATCTAGCAACCACTACTTAGCTACAGGATCCTCAAACAACAATTTGATCTTGTTTTAGACTTTCCCTCAAAAACGAAACATAGCAAAATAGGAGAATAGGAACAGTTTCACTACCAGGAGGGGATGACGGAATAGATTTCGGTTAGTGGACAAGTCCACCACCACGATTCGATCCACAATCCCCACTATAGGAAAATTGATCAAAGGGAAAATGTTTGTCACCATTTCAAAATTAGGGATGGTAAATTTCTCTACGGGTTTGGGGCTCCACGGGGTCTCAccctaaatgaaaaaaaaaatttaataatttttgagaaATGGAGTGGggattgagaaaaaaataatctctAAATTATTAACGGGATAGAATTTGGTATTGCTCTCCCCACCCTACCCCCACCTcaatccccattatatataaatatgtttttaatttttattttatcaactataatgtcaattaataatttttttaatttttatgtaatatgaataaaatatgaataaaaaaaatcctacaatatttttcaactttaaaacattattatatatttttttctcttttaaggaGTTgttctctttaaatattttttatttttaatatcattttaagatattgtttcaaatttttagagatttttaaaaaaaaatttaatattttataatatggtaatgattttattttaagtctctaatttttaatttactgaaatcatatttttatatcaatagAGTGGGGATGGGAGAATCATTCTCCACGTGGGAATTCCCCATCCCTaacccactaaatttattggggaatgggggcaaaaatttttaatgggatGGAGAATGGGGTAGAcatccccacccccaccccgccccattgccatccctactcaaaatcatattgtgaaataaattgaGCGATTAGGCAGTGAGGAGTCCATAGCTCGGGATTGAATTTCTCCTTCAGTTTCAGACCTCGCTTGGGGTAGCCTCTAGTAAGGCATTGTAGAGTTCTGACTGAAAACATTTAAGTCTCATGTTAGCATCTGGTGGAAGGGCTGTCAAGTTATTGTCCTTGTTATGGCAAGTGACTCGAGAGAAAGATACAGCAAATTTCTGGTGTTGCGGGACACGGTTAAAAATGGTTTCAAGTAGTTCAGTTTCATTGGTCGTTGTAAAAAGGGTCATGCCGGGTACATAGTCTTGGTAAATGGGTGAGTTGATCCCATGGCTTCGGAAGAGGTCGATCACTGTGGTAATTGATGCATTCAATTCCTCAGCAAATTGGAGCTTGCAGGCTAGGTTATTGTGAGTCATGATCTGTAATTTCATAACAAAGGAAACTGAACCATAAAGATCCATATTTTAATGAACATTtctaaatctaaaacaaaCCATAACCATTCAACAATCGCTGAGAATGTGAAAACAAATCATAACATTGGTAATTAATGCATTCAATTCTACGTCGAATTGGAGCTTACAGGCTAGGTTCTTGTGAGTCTTGAACTGTAATTTCATAACAAAGAAAACTGAATTTTAAAGATCCATATCTCAATTAACATTtctaaatctaaaacaaaCCATAACCATTCGGCAATCGCGGAGAATGTGAAAACAAATCATAACATTGGTAATTAATGCATTAAATTCTCCGTCAAATTGGAGCTTACAGGCTAGGTTCTTGTGAGTCTTGATCTGTAATTTCATATCAAAGGAAACTAAGTTTTAAAGATCCATATTTTGACTAACATAtctaaatctaaaacaaaCCATAACCATTCAACAATCATGGAGAATGTGAAAACAAATTGTCCGATTTTACTTCCATTTATCTTTATAATAAGCTAAAATTACGTCCATAATTCAATTTACTTGTGTTCCAGTAGATCAACATTGacagaaattataatttaccaaaaattagacataaaatttacacaagTCAGAGATTTAGAACTTACAAATCTCTGAGAAGACTGAAGCTTGAAAGAAAGGACAGGATCGTTGAGTCTTAATATGAGGTATGGCGGGAGCTTTTGAATGACCACATTGTTTATGGGGGCTAGGCTTAAACAGCACCGCTTCGAAGgtattttttacaataaaccccaaataaattaacattttgcACCCCGCACCCAATAAAACTGACTCGTTGCACTGCGCCCCCAATTTCGTTAGTTTTCTAGTTTTTCTAACGGTTCCGTCtgacttttaatttaatgacaaaaatactCCTTCGTTTGAATTCAAAGAAGTTCAATTACCCAAAAATgccctttcttcttctttgttccttcttcttcttccctcTTTCTAacgagctttttttttttttttgggataacgGTTTCTAATCcaagaaatgagaaaaagataaggaaaataatgtgactgtataaaattataaaaatgctTGAAGCTAATCAATATGATTTCAAGCAATTTTCTATTGGTTAAGCTATTTcaacttagaaaaaaaaaatcttataatttcgccaaaattttttttgctattaattatatgtaatCTAAAGATGGATAAAATCATTACATATGactctaaattttaatatttacaatctaATTACGTAAGATCAATgactgaaagaaaaaaatttaagttgacATAACCTCAAcctttacaaatatataatgtCTCAAatccttataaaattatttaaccttgaaaggaaaattcaatttttaagatttttttaacactttACCCTTTGAACTAAAgtgtatttgattttgattttcagcataatttttaaaaaaaatatgaagacctcaaatatttcttaaatgttgtttaattgaataaaataacttaaaagcactttaaaaaattcatttatacGATGGGTGTTTATATTTTTGCCTTGTATCACAAGTGATAAATTTACTTGGttctacaaaattaattaaaaaaaaaagtagttttGGCTTtcttaattcatttttcatttgctCAAAACCCTCACAAAACTCCTTATGAAAACAAACTCAAATTCTTGGACTTTTGAGGCTTTGAAAAATCAACTGATCTGAAGCATTGATTCTGCGTTTACTAAACTGGAATCAGAATAAGCTGGAATCATAATGGGCAGGAATCGGAAtaaggaatgagaatcaaaataagttgtttacttgaacTGTAGGAATCGAAATCAGAATGAGCTGGATTGtcattaatgtgtttactttgtcttggaatcGGAATTGGAATGAGTTGgattgtaacaaattactaaaaagtacttaatggattattgtcataattattattaactaatatattaattgggatattatcattttcccaccaaaGGTATTCTGACACATCATTTCAGTACCACGGTTTGGTAAAACTATCAATTTACCACCAAACGTTTAAACTGttatcattttcccaccatttcgttaaaactcagttaatatgtaacggaaaattcataaaatgtcaattttacCCCTGGAGCGTAAAAAACCATGTAATTAACctttttgtgaattttgtaattaaatcatcatttactattctttcttcttaaagggcaaaaattaccctttatgaattttataaaattgaccGTGTGGTGTTAGGTActtcataaattgatttaatttttaaagggcaaatttatttatttaattttttgtgtaaaattattatcatcatatcaaagattaaattgcttcttttgcacattctttttttttccctttcataaattgatttttagtagtagaataaattgtctttaactcgtcaatttaataaataaatttgccccttaaaaattaaataaattaaatcaatttatgaagTACCTAGCACCACAcgattaattttacaaaattcataaagagTAATTTTTGCCCTTTAAGAAGGAAGAataacaaatgatgatttaattacaaaattcataaaaggttaATTACATGGTCTTTTATGCTCCAGGGATAAATTTgaccttttatgaattttctgtTACATATTAACTGAGTTTTAATGGAATGGTAGGAAAATGCTAATAGTTTAAACGTTTGGTGGTAAATTGATGGTTTTACCAAACcgtggtactgacatgatgtgtcagaatacctttggtggaaaaatgataatatcccatattaattaattgttaaaaaattaattaattaattataataactatattaacaattattataaaaatatattaactaataatattaatattaattacttaattaaaataatatattaattacaataataatatattaattattgtgattatttattcaaaaatataattattaataattattgctaataatatattaattattagtaataaatatattaattaattaataataataaatgaattaattataataattatattaataattattataatagtatatcaattaattaattacaatattaattaattaattaaaataataataaattaattattgtgattgtttattcaaaaataataataattattattaattattattaatgatatgttaatatattaattaatagtaataattaattaattaactataataataataatattattattatactaattattgtgattatttattcaaaaattataattattaataattattgttaataatatattaatatattaattagtagtaataattatattatttatttaattaataatattaaatatattaattaattaattataatatatgaattaattataataattattataatagtatattaaataattaattacaataatagtatattaattattagtaataaatatattatttaattaataataatatatgaattaattattaatataattattataatagtatattaattaatgaattacaaaaataataaattaaatattgtgattatttattcacaaataataataattattaataatatgttaatatattaattaatagtaataattaattaattaactataataataataatatattaattattgtgattatttattcaagaaccataatgttttataattatagttaataatacatttatatattaattaatcataatatattaattaattaattataatgttatattaattaattataaaagaggACAAAGTggacatttttaattttgggggAGGGCAAAATGGTCAATCAACGAAATGAGAGACTCATTCCCACCTCTCCATGAGAATCAATCTCTCATTCTCCGTTCTCAAATAGTGGTGGGCCCCATTATTTCGATTCCGATTCTTGCTCCATATTTGCAAAATAAACGTCGTCGATCATTCTGATTCTCCAATCCGAAAAGTAAATGCACCATAAATTCAGAGCGGAAAATGGTATTAATAATgtattacaagaaaaatgttataggagctgaaattgaaaatgttaATACCgatttcttcaaataaaattagtcaCAACTCGTACAAACTGTTCGTCgtttaaaacatattaattaataagattcttttttttttcctttttcatcaaGTAAACTCATCCTctaaattgtcaaataataaagCTCTTAACAGGTGCcagtaaattaaatatgaatttatcgtTTTAGGTACTTCCCAATAAGGTTAAAATAGTAAGATACTAAGAGGGGCTTTACGAGAATTTTAGAGGGGAGCcccctttctttctttccctcTCTCCCATTCTCTCTTGGCCGCTTCACACAGTTGAACAAAGAGTTAAGATATTTGATCCTTCATTATAGCTTATTAGTTCtcacttattatttttatactaatatCTATCTTATCCTTATTTGAAAGACTTAAAagggtaaatatttttttagtgcaattatatgataatttttattaatatctaatttaactaattttaatttttaaatcttaattttttaactttttaaattattatctcttttcaaattttgtatactctatttttatatcatgGAAAAAAGAGGATGATAAAGAAGCGTCAAATTGTTTTTTGTGATTATAGCAGTAATggataaaatctttaaaaagaaagagaaagattatAGTGATTACgagagttttctttttcttttaaaatagattttataagttttatatgatgaatattttaaaaaataaaaattatagtaagGGTAAATTTGGAATTAGATGAGGTATATTGAGGgtaaatttagaattagatGAGGTATATTgagagataaaaaataatttaaaacttttattgaagttaattgaaaaataaagatggtgTGTTgtaataatagaataaaaaatcatcactCGCGAACAAATTTTCTCCCCACTTAAGCATTATCCAATCTATAACGCAGGTGGACAAATTCATTGACTGCTTGGTCTCCGATTCTTCGGCCTCCACAAAATTATGTGGTCAAATGTTTGCAGATAATAtccttgtaattatttatattaaaaaattaagggtCCTGACGAAGTTTCGATGTACCAACGATAGAAGAGAATTCGTGTTCCTTTTTAGACAGTAAAATGATATGTTTTGACTTATTCcatgccttttttttccttaaaaaaaaaattacacagacagtaaaatgatattatttatttatttattctatgtataacaatgaatttgtatatattttggtGGCTATTATTCTCCTTACCTATTTCCATTTGTTTAACCTTAAGCTTACTTGCCAAAGGACTCCTCGCCTATCAGTAACCACTAACCAATACATGAATCAGTAACCACTAACCAACCTACATGTGTTATGGTATAATAATTGAGAGAGATTGTGATTTAGGTTAATTTTAGTAGATTTTTATTGTATACATTTGTAGACACTTGATTATAGCATCAGCagtcatgattttttttggttcttgaGGTTCCCGAAAATTACGTGGTCAAATGTGCAGACACCCAAATAATTATCCATTTCCtcgtaaaatatttaaaataaagggTCTGCCACGAATTTTTATGTGCTAAAGACAAAAGAGAGGCCGTATTCTATTTTGAcagtaattttgttttggaaaAAACAAACCCCGCTTATTGAGGCATAGGTATGGATTTGGAAAAGtaaattcgtttaataaatttatgaatttgatttgattcactgaaatttgaattgagtttgATAATTAGTAGGAATCTTGATAACACGTGTTATAAACCACTAAAATACGTGTTCCTTAGTTTAAGattctttaattattcatttaatttgattacttATTTAccattgaaaatttattttgtgtgtgtagtatgtatatataattttataatttgaatgataattttgtaattataaatgataatgagacaaataataaaattttttaatttactattttttttaactttttatattaattactgATGATTGAAAACGGATTGATACCAAATCCAGATTCAATTCGAttcaaacattaattattaaacaaattaaatgaatcgtaaaataaatcaaatctaaATCCTGAGgatataattcatttaataaacaaattgaattcaaatccattaaattttgaccaaattcattttaagatttaattcgaattcaattcattaattcattttgcAACCTCTATAGTCAAATCTATAATGATATTTGGCGGATATATTTCAACTTACTCATCAGTTGGCCACTTGCCCTTTGCCTAAATAGCTAGAGTTGATACTCTGACATACGTGAGAGCAGCAGTTCCAGCCTTATAGAGCATTATAAGGgcttaatttcttctttaattatgaaataattcaaTGAAAACTAGAGGTGACAAAAATACCCACCcggtccggacccggaccgtacCGGGGCGTTGCGGGCCGGGTATTCTATGAAGCCGGGTCGGTCTTGgacatcacttgataaatctagaacccggattttattaaaaaaattataaaatatatattattttaaatattttatatttatttgactcatttattatacatatataaagttttaaacacttaaagcttatattttcatgtcaaattttattgaaataaatttaaaacttataaaattaccaaaaaataaaaaatatatacacataaaatattaaaaaatataaaattcgggTACCCGGATTAAAACCCGGCCCGAACCCGGACTGGTTGCATCCGAGTAGGGTCCGGTCATGGCAATACCCAGACCCGGCCCGGGGTTTTGCCGTCTCTAATGAAAACAGTCTTTTTCCTtatgagattattattatcatcatctaATTGTAATGTCagtgtgaaaaaaaaaattgcttctCACTTTCTAGCAATGATTTTATCTCCATCTTCTAACGCCTTTAGCAAATCACCTCCAACTTATTTTAAcctaacaaaatttaaaaactttttgatcaatatacaaataatacaaaagtactgtcaacaattttttcattttgtagtACTGTTTTGAAAAGATTTCATTGGGCCTTTAACGGGTACTTCACCGTATCTTTAGGTTATCATTCGTCATTTTACGCTGAAATATTTGGTATAATTGTGGCTATTGAAGAAGCAGCTAATAGAGGGTGGCACTATGTTTGGTTAGAAACTTGTTTTACACCAACAAACGCGTAGATCAGCTGGTATGAGACTGTTCTATCTTAACCAAAATTCTCGATGCAAGCGCATAAATCAGATGGTATGAGGTTGTTCTATCTTAAAGCAAAATCCGCAATTTGAGGCTTGAGAGTACAACTGCGTTAAATATTTGTTGGGAGAATTTTACCGCCCTAATGATTCTACCTGACTCGAATCTGAATTAATTAAAGCCCACTATAATCTTTGGATACCATATGATAATATACCAAGAAAAAAAGTTGCTTTACTGCAACTCTATCTTGTCTTCATAATCATAGTTTTGTTCTTGGACGGTGCATTTGTAATAAATGTATTAAGGTaacgtttactttttggattggattgggaatcctggggagtgggaatcctaggattgggagtgtggagtgggagtgggagtatgttgtttacttacactggaatggaaGCATGGAATGGAGATCAGAatctaatttatgtgtttattttgtcttgaattgggagtaaatagtttcaaattacaattttatccttatttaaagaattataatttttaattacaaaactaataaaaaatatatttaatgaataatatttattttattatatttataaatttgttataattattaatattcttaattatgaacaataaattattaattgtaattttaatataaaatgaaatgttattttattgtattttatttaatataattatattaaatttattattatataaaataataatataatattatttagtacaaaattaatattttcttagaataaagtatttattattattattaaataaatatagtactattatttttaaaaaaatatataataatattatatttattaattctctattaatataataatattatttaaaaataattttaacttaaaatcaatgtaaattattatttagttaaatataatattattatttaaataaatataatattttttattttattttattaattataaaatataaaataaaaaaaaagtagaaatgggagaggtgggagtggattcccactcccacctcccccaatgggagtcccactcccactccctaCTCTAAAAATGGGTGGGGCCCACGGAGTAGGACTCCCAATTCCTCTCCATTTTAAGTAAGTAAACGCTGGAGTGGGAtgaatccacactcctcactcccactccagcaagtaaacacaacataatAGTTGTaggttaattaaaattatgatttttaggCACTCCCATATCTTCTGATAAGAAAAAGTTATTTGAGAATGCTTGGACTAttacaaatttcattttataactTCTTGTATGTGATCCTTTTGAAACTCTAgtcttttttagtttaatatattttcagattttcattaaaaaaaaaattcattttgacCAAGCATCGCTACAGCAGTGCTAAAGcgtaaaaatatattattcaattaattaacaaatatctATATTgtcatgttttaatttttaaaattaaaaaaattgtgtcgGTGAGTGGATACTGGATACCATATGTTTCTCTCTTTTCCAAACCCGCACGGGAGTTTATGAGTGAGTTTGTGAGCAAAAATATCATTCTTAAGGAGCAAGGATGGGGTTGaaaggttttattttgataatttcctGTTCTGGGTTTTTCAGAACCCTAAATCTAGACGGATTCGGTAAATCCTACCCAGATGGGGTTAGTCCCATTTACCCAAAACGGAATTTTCGAATCCGTTTAGATTTAGGATAAAGCGTAAGcgtttattatatataaaacgATCAAACGAATCACGGACATTTTCAACCCTTCACACAGCCACCACAGAGATCTCAACTATTCAGAGTTCTCCCGAAAGTACAAAAACAAGATGCCATCAGAAACCGAAACCACGGCCACCTACGCAATCGAACTGCGATTTGATGAAGCCTTGAACGCCAGGATCTTGAACATACTTAGGAGTAAGGACATCTTAGGACCTGTGGAACCCAGGTTGACTATCGGGGTCGCACATGCCGAGGCACAAACATGTTCATCAGCACTTTCCATACTGGAGAATGTCCTCCGTCGATACATCACAATCCAGGAGCGGTTTCCAGTTGGACTGAATGCAGTGGAATTAAATCACCCTGTAACAGAACCACGAAACTTTCTGAAACTAGGTCCGGTCTCCTCGTTGATGCACATTTTGCGATGCCATGGCAACTTCCATGATGCTCTCAGAATGGAAGATCCCGGTCATCAGCTTCAAATTTCCCAGGATTGCATGCCCCCAGAACGTTGGGAGCAATTTGCCAAAATCACCCTTTTTAATTCCAGAGATCAACTTTTTAAAGCCATTCGAGATCTGTGCCCGGTTTTCGATAGCGAGCCTCCTCTCAATGGCTTCGCCCATCAAGTCGCTTTGGTGGAATTGTCACCTAATCCCAGGGACTTATCAGTCCTTCCTCTCCGGGAACGGGCTGCTTCTGATCGCGTGGTGGACGCACAAGAATAACCCACCGAGTTTCAAGATCAAGATTAcatttagataataaaaatattgtttgtttCTGTTTTCTCTGTTTTTTGTTTCTGGAATTGAtctaatttttacttttattttcatttttttaacagtTCTTGAACTTACCGAAAATTACATGGTCAAACGTGCTTATCCTTCAGCCTcgtaaatattcaaaaataaaaggtgTTAATTGCACAGATCAAGTTATTTGCGATGTGCTATTTGAAAGCTTAAAACACAAGTGAGACAAATCGTATAGACTCAACCGATTGGTCCTACTGTTCGCTCATGACCTTCAATGCAGTTTCGTGCTCTTGATCCTCATTATTGTTTATAAGCCCGAGACTTGAATTTGAGAGCTATTATTcatgattaataatattagttagccCTGTTTATACTTTTTGTATTATCCTATATTTACAATGAaagggatatttttatttatttgtttcagcAGCCGTCAATTTCACTTAacctatttattttctaaattattctaaattttataaactgaTACAAAGTTTCAATCATACGggtcaaataaaattttttgatttgttaACCACCTTTTTCGACATGGGTCGAATATCCTGtatgcaattaaaataattgaaaatttggttGACAAGTTAAATTGAAGAGGTTATCCGAGTTAACCCTTTAAAACTCTAtagaattttacttttaaatataCGATTATTTccttattgaaaattatataaaaagaataaaaagttaccttaaaattttaattaaatctactATAATCACCATTATATGATTTAAAGAAAGGATATGATTTAAAGAAACgttctaaatatttttagattaattgACTTCATATTTGTCCCTTTATATAATTtactcaaataataaaattatgattcaaAAAATGGGGTTTTAAGGATATCATACGGGGTGGGAAAAGTGTTACCCTAAATATCACAACTCTCTGTTATAAGTTGTGAcctataataattaaaatcctcTATAAGTTGCAGACGTAGCAGCTGATGATAAAAGAAGTTAAAACTTTGTATTAGATTTGAttgaaaaagtaataaatGATCTGCCCAAATAAATTTGTTgtgaaaatatagaaaaaaacTATTACTGGTAAAGTAAGTAATGGCAGCAACAATGTTGAACGTGCAACCAATGATCCAATAGCGGCACGTCGTAAAAATTGTCCTCCTTGTTTGAGAAAACAAACCAGTTTCCCGCGATCAACAACAAAGGATTTAATTAtctgttataatttttagcaTAAACATATCTTCAAGTTTCATCTATATGAGCAGCCGTGCCTACGGATGATGATTCTGAATTAGAAGTTCCACCTTCTTGAGATCCTGACATAGAAAATAAACTGTCAAAAGGCCATGGGATAGGAATCCAATATCTCCTCCCATTTCCTACTCTATCTTCTCCATTTCCCAACCTCAAATTGTTCTGCGCATCCTCATTCCCTAGGCTCTCGTCTCTATTTCCTGACCCATTTCCTTGAATCTTGAAGTCATCAGACGGCACCTGGAATCTGCAAACGGGGCAGGAGCTACGAACTTCTAGCCATGGCATAATGCACTCGCCATGGAACTTATGTTTACATGGCATCT encodes:
- the LOC107177185 gene encoding uncharacterized protein LOC107177185, producing the protein MPSETETTATYAIELRFDEALNARILNILRSKDILGPVEPRLTIGVAHAEAQTCSSALSILENVLRRYITIQERFPVGLNAVELNHPVTEPRNFLKLGPVSSLMHILRCHGNFHDALRMEDPGHQLQISQDCMPPERWEQFAKITLFNSRDQLFKAIRDLCPVFDSEPPLNGFAHQVALVELSPNPRDLSVLPLRERAASDRVVDAQE